The DNA region CTCCAAATGCGATCAGGCGCCACAGTGTGCAAAATGTCTCCTCCACTTGACCTTGAGGAACACTGAGTGTAGTGGATGCGCCTCCCCAGCGGTTATTCATGAGCTAATAAAGaccaaaacaaagaaagaaagcttGAATGAAAGCGCCGACCAGTCGTTTGCTGTGAATATGAGCAGGGTCATCCAAGTTCCCCGCGCTCGCGCCAACTCCTGCACCAGTTATAATTTATTCACGACCAAGCGTCTTCTTAGCAACCTTTGACAAGGAACTCAGGAGATCGTTGCACTTGTGTCGCGGTTAAATATTAAACGTCATCCGCGAGAGAAGCGCCAAATATCGATGAAGCGACCTAGTCGGCGTTGATCCGATTTGAGCCCTGGACCACGATCAGTAAACAGACACATTGGCAGGAGATGCAGAGCATTGATTCGCGTGCACGTCTTTATGCTTTTGGTTTGTCAACACATCCGCTTGGTAAAAAGGCACAGTCCGCAGACGTGGGCCGTCGCCTTCTGATCCGTTTGCCCCTCGCAGGCGGTTCTCTGGCGCTTAGAGGTTCAACAGCTCAGTACCGGCCCAGTAAAAGGAGTAAGAGCCATGCCAGTTTCCACACATGGAAGCAATACGCTGAGGACGCGTCCAAACACATTCTCAGGGTTTGTGGTTTTAGAGAGACAATGGCTGTAAGTGGAGGTCTGTATTCATCCTCCCCATCTGAGCTAAGTCTgctgtgtccttgagcaaggcacagAATCCCTATCAACCCTAGTGGCAGTTTACTGGAAGTCCCCTTGAGCTCCCAGTGGAGGGAAGCGTTCCCCCATAGAGATTATTGGCAAAGTAATCCAAAATCACCCAATCGTATAAACATGGAGCGTGTTATCTTGTCTGCTGTTTTCTAAAATCTTGCCGACATCTTGTTTTTACTGCGTGCGTCTGGAAGCTTTTTCATTGGGCTCATTCACGTGATTTTACTTAAAAAGTGGAAACGCTTGGATCTAGAAAATGAAAGTATGCCTGAAAATGGGGAAGCAGTTTTATGGACTGTGCGGCTTTATTGTAGAACATGTTCGTGCAGAAAACCAAATCTCACATGTCATCGTTTCGTCTCtcacgctgctcctctctctctctctctctcgctctctctctctctctcctttcggGTCAGGTTTTCCCCGGACCCTGGCGCAGGCGCTGGCGCTGAACAGCCTGTATCAGCTTGACTTGGTCATCAGCCTTAACATCCCCTACGAGACCCTGCGGGAGCGACTCAGCGACCGCTGGATCCACCCCGCCAGCGGGAGGGTCTACAACATGGGCTTCAACCCGCCCCGAGTGCAGGTCCCACAACTCTCGAATTATTCTGCTTGGCATTTACAAATGTTGCggaattttattgattttctccAGGCCAAATTTGCCATTTAGTCTTTTTACTGCAGCATTTGTGTCCTTTCAAGTTGGTATGGATTTAATTCTCTGCTTCGCTGGGTGGGAGCGTTTCAAAATGACATTACAACTTTACACTTTTAAGAAGTACAAGCAAACAGTGAGTGGGTTAAAGGGTTAAGAGAGAACCAATATGCTTCACGCCGGGTTCCCTCTGTTCCCAGCAGAGCCACGTTTAGTTTGCATCTTCAACGTGAGCTCTTTGAATTGGAACATATGCAAAAATGGGTAACCTGCAACAGACCTACGAGGTCTGGGATGAAAAGAGTCATAAGTGGACACACAGTGCATGTGTTCTCTGTTTGATTGTGTTGCATGACCTGTGACCTGGTGCTGAAACCTCAGGGTAAAGACGACGTCACCGGCGAGCCTCTGATTCAGCACGACGATGACAAGCCAGAAGCCCTGATGGCCCGACTCAGACACTACAAGGACGTGGCCAAGCCTGTCATAGACGTGTACAAGTCAGTAAACGCCTCCCTCTTGGTGTGAAGTGACCCGACTGCAGCCGCTGGTTGCGTTTAGACGAGCGCAGCACCATGAGTGTGAAATTAGTGACCCATTAAATGGTCATACACCTGTTAACTAAACATTAACTGACGCTAACATCAACAAAGCGCTTCATCCTCCCGTTCCACATGTTTGCTGATAGCTGTGATCGTGTTTTAGGGACTTTAGGTTTAGGTTTTTTAAGTAAATGTATTATTGAGCCCACATTTAAAAGATGTGACTGTATAGTGGTTTTCAATGGAATTACAAGACCAGGAATCCAGCTGAACAGTTCAGCCCATGGGTCGTCAAAAAGGTTAATACGGCCCTGGAAATAATTGACTGATTAAGATAAAATCTTAAAAATTTGTTAAaacaataaagttttttttaacagcattCATTTCTTCACGCAGGACACAGGGGATCCTCCACTCGTTCTCTGGCACCGACACCAATCGGATCTGGCCTTATATCAACTCCCTCCTCAGCACCAAGATGCACACGCAGCCCACAGAAACCTGCCGAACGCAGACGCCCTGACGCGGCCGGGAACCAGGGGACAGCGGGGAAAcgtcagaggctgcagaggaagtgggTCGAGGCTCCTCCAGGCTGGGTGTCAGGTTTCATGGTTAATGGACTGGCGCTGAACAACTCTGTAGTCTGCCAACGTGTTTTTGAACACAAGCTTTATAAGGTAGATTGCATAGGATCCCTaatacattttacttttttataGTGATCTGACCTAAAAACAGCCCAACagcataaataatatttatttaccgGCGGCACCTCACAACCAATATTCTATTCACTAGAAACCATAAGACATCCAGTTTAAAACTGTAAACCAAAACTGTAATTCAAGGATATAGTAAAAATTATACAGTGAACTTTGATAAAGTGTTGCGCCAAAAGAATTTTAATGGAAGCAATAAGAGACGATATTGAATTAAATctatatttgatttgttttataaATTGTAGTTTTGTACCGATGCAAACATTCATCTCTAATGCTTAATAGATTTGGGGCGAAACTCTTTAAATACCGGACAAAGTGCAAATACTTTATGAGGAACTAAAGAGCTGTTTTTCTTAAATGCACCGACAGATTCACAGAGAATCAGTCTTTCGTAGTCATTTAGGGGTTAAATCTTTTCTACTCTGTTTCTGTCACTCTATAAAGGGTTTATCTTACCTTGGGTTGGTACTGGAGCTGTAAGCGAAGCTTACGACTGTTACATTCCTTTAAATATATTGTGCTGTAAGGTGTTAGAGCTCCACACTCATGAGATTATCACCATTATCATATGAAGCGTGTGCAGTTTGTTCAGCTTTAAAATAGCAGTGGGTTGTAACTTTAGTCTGAAttgatcatttttatattttgatgaTGAacaacattcatttcatttcatattcatttgcatgtccagtatttccttaGCATGCAGCTACTTTCTAAACCATTTCTCAACCATTCAGAGAGAATAAAGTGTAAACCGCTTGCAGAGACCATTCTAAGCTGGACTTTATCAGGAGACCAAAGAGGTGTGAGTGCGAGTGTCGGTGCCTTCAGGTGCAGACGTGTGCGGCTGGTGTGTGTCCGGTCCCGTCCATGAAGTGGGAGGTGCTCAGCAGTCTGCTTTCTGCTGGGCCCAGTGTGTCTGGGATGCTCGGCCCGTTTGGGCTTATGGTGTAAGTGGAGACAGACTCGACCGCACCCCTCAGCTGTTGTGTAACTGTGGCTTCTGTCTTCCCCATTTTTGTGACATGCACGTGTGGTGTTACATTTCCAGAACAATAAAACACTCTGGTGGCTGCTTCCATTGTCATGCAAACACCTGTCCTTGTTTAATGTGTCCTGTGTTCAGCAGATTGTgagactattattattattattattattatatgtaacTATGACAACCTCttcttgctttctttctttctttcgttttctctctctctagtaaaaaaaaaagaacagtcgCTCCTCCCCTCGTTCATCCTCGGTCTTTTCTATCATgtgagaaaaacaggaagcagcagggggCCGAGCGAACCTCCGCGCGCCGAGCGCAGAACCTGCACGACACGCACGTACTGCAGTGAACCCAGGGCCGGTGCCCGTATCGCCTCCTCTAATCCTCTCAGTGCTGTAAATAAACCCCGTGAGCCAGAGCTGGTGTGGAGCTCCTGCAGATTACAGCCCGATcagctgtgtttatgtttgcgCCTCCTGTTCTGCAAACACGGAGTTGAACGGCGGCTTTTTAGCATCGCTGTCGCTGCTCAGAAGCCTGAATTCAAgttgttgtgcttgtgttgaCACATTAGTAAGTCATTGTTGTCGTTAtgaggccccctgctgtgggGAACCGGTACTCAACCGTGTGCTACGACCTAGATACTGACTCCTCACACACGTAATTCTGGCATTCATTGTAgagtacattttttttaaatattgcacCTATGTTTTTTTAGGTAAACCGCTTCTTGCACCTTGTCACAGCGGGACGTTGCATTCGTTCCCGGTTCCGGAATCCACTCCGGGTTTTCCGAGCTTGTCTCGGCCACTCTGACAGCTCGGACAGGATGCGCTGAGCGGCGCACTTTCTACTGTACAGATCCACGAACAGCCACGCCACCTGCTGTGGGCCCGCTTACGTCTATCCACATCTTTTACGCATCTACCAATCGCCATCGCGGTTACTCATATGACAAAATGTGTTTACCTATATGATCacacctgagcctgcagctgcctcTGTGCACCGACGGCCCGCTCGACTCGGAGCTGCCGGGGAATTCCTCCGCGACCGGACAGCGCGTCCCACCCTGCGGGACCCTCAACGCTTTGACCTTTGACAGACAGCGAATGACAAATCAAAGGTCCGCGTCCGTGC from Betta splendens chromosome 4, fBetSpl5.4, whole genome shotgun sequence includes:
- the ak4 gene encoding adenylate kinase 4, mitochondrial, which gives rise to MAKLFRAAIMGPPGSGKGTISKRIAQSFGLQYLSSGHYLRESIAANTEAGVLVKTYVDRGMLVPDHVMTRLMLPRLEQLGGHSWLLDGFPRTLAQALALNSLYQLDLVISLNIPYETLRERLSDRWIHPASGRVYNMGFNPPRVQGKDDVTGEPLIQHDDDKPEALMARLRHYKDVAKPVIDVYKTQGILHSFSGTDTNRIWPYINSLLSTKMHTQPTETCRTQTP